One window of the Shewanella khirikhana genome contains the following:
- a CDS encoding Lrp/AsnC family transcriptional regulator has protein sequence MDKFDKAIVQALREDARQSVSAIAERVNLSRSAVSDRIKKLESTGVIRGYQVLLSESQKEGVSAYFEIQHKCPRCADVVHVFQAIPEVLTCHGISGDMDLLVYVHTPSMRRLHEIREYIDTHTDIVKIKTHVVMSEWINNLAS, from the coding sequence GTGGATAAATTCGACAAGGCCATAGTGCAGGCACTGAGGGAAGACGCGCGCCAGAGCGTATCGGCCATTGCCGAGCGGGTGAATTTGTCGCGAAGCGCAGTGTCGGACCGGATCAAGAAGCTCGAGAGCACAGGCGTTATCCGTGGCTATCAGGTGCTCTTGTCCGAGTCACAAAAAGAAGGGGTGTCGGCCTACTTCGAAATTCAGCACAAATGCCCCCGCTGCGCCGACGTGGTGCATGTGTTTCAGGCCATTCCCGAAGTGCTTACCTGCCACGGCATCTCAGGTGATATGGATCTGCTGGTGTACGTTCATACCCCGTCGATGCGGCGCCTGCACGAAATCCGCGAATATATAGATACCCACACCGACATAGTTAAAATCAAAACCCACGTGGTAATGAGCGAGTGGATCAATAACCTCGCCAGCTGA
- the yjeH gene encoding L-methionine/branched-chain amino acid transporter, with amino-acid sequence MEHIKGTIGRWQGAGLMATTLLGTGVFILPQMTLAKAGTSALWAWALLTLAIIPVTLVFGRLASRFPHAAGPAFFVEKAFGRTLGRSIGLIFLLVIPMGAPAAILMTFQFVTALLPLAGAELLVAQLLVIGLLWLANLKGLQVSAKAQFALTLGIVSVVLALFMALGVQHHAVELPDFESAWQTGPMMLAAGIAFWSFLGVEAMTHLAHDFREPEKDMIPAMMIGTVLVGLIYLGCTSLLWLVPSSTGVAMMGVFDALLGGAGAQLIGVLGIAAGLATVNVYAGSAARLLWSFSREGIMPRYFQRLNDHGVPVRAQTAILGTMALVLTLVFVFKQDLEQLIAWSNGVFVIIYAMSMLAAWRLLGASSRPWILLGLGFCIALGISLGERMAYAVLLLMLVLPLLWWQKGHLQRKADSAC; translated from the coding sequence ATGGAACATATCAAAGGAACGATCGGACGTTGGCAAGGCGCCGGACTCATGGCCACCACTTTATTGGGTACCGGGGTGTTTATCTTACCGCAGATGACGCTGGCAAAGGCCGGTACCAGCGCGCTCTGGGCCTGGGCGCTGCTTACCCTGGCCATTATCCCTGTGACCCTGGTGTTTGGTCGTTTGGCGAGCCGGTTTCCCCATGCCGCCGGGCCAGCCTTCTTCGTGGAAAAGGCCTTTGGCCGCACCCTTGGTCGCAGCATAGGGCTTATCTTTTTGCTGGTGATCCCCATGGGCGCCCCGGCCGCCATTTTGATGACATTTCAGTTTGTCACCGCCTTGCTGCCATTGGCGGGCGCTGAGCTGTTGGTGGCGCAGCTGCTGGTGATAGGTCTGTTGTGGCTCGCCAATTTAAAGGGCTTACAGGTATCGGCCAAGGCGCAGTTTGCACTGACGCTGGGGATTGTGTCTGTGGTACTGGCGCTGTTTATGGCGCTGGGTGTGCAGCATCACGCCGTCGAATTGCCGGATTTTGAATCAGCCTGGCAGACCGGCCCCATGATGCTGGCTGCGGGTATCGCCTTTTGGAGCTTTCTCGGTGTGGAAGCCATGACTCATCTGGCCCACGATTTTCGTGAGCCGGAAAAAGACATGATCCCGGCGATGATGATTGGCACTGTGCTGGTGGGGCTGATTTATCTTGGCTGTACCAGCCTGCTGTGGCTGGTGCCATCCAGCACAGGCGTGGCCATGATGGGGGTATTCGATGCGCTGCTTGGCGGCGCCGGTGCTCAGCTGATTGGGGTGCTGGGGATTGCCGCCGGCCTGGCTACCGTGAATGTGTATGCCGGCAGTGCTGCCAGACTGCTGTGGAGTTTTAGCCGCGAAGGCATTATGCCGCGCTATTTCCAGCGTCTTAACGACCACGGTGTGCCGGTGCGCGCCCAAACGGCGATTCTGGGCACCATGGCGTTGGTGCTGACCCTGGTGTTTGTGTTCAAGCAGGATCTGGAGCAGTTGATCGCCTGGAGCAACGGGGTGTTTGTGATTATCTATGCCATGTCGATGCTGGCGGCCTGGCGCTTGCTTGGCGCATCGTCCCGCCCGTGGATTTTATTGGGGTTGGGGTTCTGCATTGCGCTTGGGATATCGCTTGGCGAACGTATGGCTTATGCGGTGCTTTTGCTGATGCTGGTGTTGCCCCTGCTGTGGTGGCAGAAGGGGCATTTGCAGCGTAAAGCGGATAGTGCCTGTTAA